From one Pseudobdellovibrionaceae bacterium genomic stretch:
- a CDS encoding LamG domain-containing protein, with translation MSQRYVFLGTLAISVFMLGCRLGDNQISGSISGDPNALLPPSITTHFNLNLSGIVAGSEGSSDGLAYDALDGWIGLEQSPSIPSSYPLNSSWINTTGLAAYWRLDQGSDGLVGNNASVQDVLGLTPGLSKDGDATLTCESAQVDRGMVFDGVNDYIEVANTAQIEITGDQLTVMGWIWVDPSVTTDLALLCKGPSVNNETYMLGIDNGAQFNFRTTTTVGGYKRMDVGTITKGQWTHVAGTYNGSEMVYYADGKKIASLSQTGSLVNDGSPLYIGKRCVGDLRYWKGKLDEASVWSRALTASEIKLVYDRQGKLYGEFRSPVLNAGGSLNWQILSWEPEAPYGKELPNNQTTETGYSSGNVSMTGNVLLYHLNETGTPTTFVDDSGGTSTVHTGSCTGTCPTVSNQGAFGGAMAFDGTQYLEIPHHSDFDLSEGTVSVWVKVTGSGGTYGIVSKDSSGFDTGGHFDLKVVPNSEVRLRIQSSTADNTITTNCTPLSLNSWHHVAASFGAAGMKLYVDGQPLATDPYSGGLDASSGGAGNFEPWAIGASTIGSGDGTVTPVSNPLEGQIDELAIWNRQMADAEVLNLYKRGAYRVQFQVRACTQSDCSDNSSFIGFDGSSSTFWSEFVNSSMLFPSLDMGPLNQTSRYFQLQGWFESRIPGSSPRLRNFKIGGSQ, from the coding sequence ATGTCTCAGCGGTACGTTTTCTTAGGGACATTGGCCATCTCGGTCTTCATGCTTGGTTGTCGTTTAGGGGACAACCAAATCAGTGGGTCAATTAGTGGTGACCCCAATGCACTGCTGCCCCCGAGTATCACCACCCATTTTAATTTGAATCTTTCAGGAATTGTCGCTGGATCTGAAGGAAGTTCTGATGGTCTTGCCTACGATGCCTTAGATGGTTGGATCGGTCTTGAACAAAGTCCCTCAATACCCAGTAGCTATCCCCTAAACTCTTCTTGGATTAACACTACCGGTCTGGCGGCTTACTGGCGCTTGGATCAGGGCTCAGACGGATTGGTCGGTAACAACGCGAGTGTTCAGGATGTTTTAGGTTTAACTCCAGGCCTAAGCAAAGATGGTGATGCCACTTTGACCTGTGAGTCGGCCCAAGTGGATCGCGGCATGGTGTTCGATGGCGTGAACGACTACATTGAGGTGGCTAACACAGCACAAATCGAAATTACTGGTGATCAACTAACGGTAATGGGTTGGATATGGGTTGATCCATCTGTCACGACTGATCTTGCGCTCCTGTGCAAAGGGCCGAGTGTGAATAACGAGACCTATATGCTAGGAATCGATAATGGAGCACAGTTCAACTTCCGCACGACAACCACAGTCGGTGGCTACAAGAGAATGGACGTCGGAACAATCACCAAAGGGCAATGGACCCACGTTGCTGGAACCTACAATGGCTCCGAAATGGTTTACTACGCGGACGGCAAAAAGATTGCATCCCTTAGCCAGACAGGAAGCCTGGTTAATGACGGTTCGCCTCTTTATATCGGAAAAAGATGTGTGGGAGATCTTCGCTATTGGAAGGGTAAGCTTGATGAGGCCTCTGTTTGGAGTAGGGCTCTGACCGCCAGCGAAATCAAGCTCGTATATGATAGGCAGGGTAAGCTCTACGGTGAGTTTCGTTCGCCTGTTCTCAATGCCGGCGGTAGTCTCAATTGGCAGATTCTGAGTTGGGAGCCTGAGGCACCCTATGGAAAAGAGCTCCCAAACAACCAAACCACTGAAACCGGTTATTCTTCCGGAAATGTCAGTATGACGGGAAATGTTCTTCTATATCACCTCAACGAGACGGGAACGCCCACTACCTTTGTTGACGACTCTGGAGGAACCTCCACTGTTCACACGGGTTCATGTACGGGAACCTGTCCGACGGTGAGCAATCAAGGCGCCTTTGGTGGGGCCATGGCATTTGATGGAACTCAGTACCTGGAAATCCCTCATCACTCTGATTTCGATTTAAGTGAAGGGACGGTTTCCGTGTGGGTTAAGGTCACTGGGTCTGGCGGAACTTATGGAATCGTATCAAAAGATTCAAGCGGCTTTGATACGGGTGGACACTTTGATCTTAAGGTTGTTCCGAACTCTGAAGTAAGACTCAGAATCCAGTCGAGTACGGCCGACAATACCATTACGACCAATTGCACCCCTTTGTCTTTGAACAGCTGGCACCACGTAGCGGCCTCATTTGGCGCAGCGGGGATGAAGCTCTATGTTGACGGTCAACCGCTCGCCACTGACCCCTATTCCGGAGGTCTGGACGCATCTTCTGGTGGGGCGGGCAATTTTGAACCCTGGGCGATTGGGGCTTCGACGATTGGCAGTGGAGACGGTACGGTTACTCCCGTGTCCAATCCTCTAGAGGGGCAGATTGATGAGCTTGCCATTTGGAATCGCCAAATGGCTGACGCCGAAGTTTTAAATCTCTATAAGCGCGGAGCCTACCGTGTGCAATTTCAGGTTCGAGCGTGTACTCAGTCTGATTGTTCAGATAACTCTAGCTTCATTGGCTTTGACGGATCAAGCTCCACCTTCTGGTCAGAGTTCGTCAATTCTTCGATGCTCTTCCCTTCCCTAGACATGGGGCCTCTTAATCAAACCAGCCGCTACTTTCAGCTTCAGGGCTGGTTCGAGTCCCGGATTCCGGGGAGTTCGCCCAGGCTGAGGAACTTCAAGATTGGTGGCAGTCAGTAG
- a CDS encoding aldo/keto reductase produces MRLRLFSLVLSGLVSSASLAMEYVKICRAENDCKNFSRLVMGTDHLIQGGWVHPGWPEYSDAKAFEVLDHAADLGINFFDTSPIYVGGVEYRLGKWREQRRKQHPSKDIYVLSKGGFPFDLFWSQNFPPGSHSAELRQALSLIKQGDYPAGTYASRLFGDSGQIVERVSEEMGHTLNNLNGEVTVYLMHRDDGDAVEFDPVKRKKTPVKTIMESLSDSRIRSKAWMMGWSNWVADRVDQSVQISRAQPNLIRPTINSPYFSLFEMSKRSIHALGVQVTHQEMMDPNFQKGIKIMPYSPLGGFSILDKPAPQWENAKAHAYDKFLKGDPYWKNVYHSIFTSENEARWHRVVTFTEVFNQKYGTSYTVDQMLNAYVLAHPRTDLLAIGPITNEQTDRTVRSIDLSKQLSPQDLEYLYSGSK; encoded by the coding sequence ATGAGATTGCGTTTGTTTTCTTTGGTCCTCAGTGGACTAGTTTCCTCAGCCTCTTTGGCCATGGAGTATGTGAAGATCTGTCGGGCCGAGAACGACTGTAAGAACTTCTCCCGCTTGGTTATGGGTACTGATCATTTGATTCAGGGCGGTTGGGTGCATCCAGGTTGGCCCGAGTACTCCGACGCCAAGGCTTTTGAAGTTTTAGATCACGCAGCCGACTTAGGGATTAACTTCTTTGATACATCGCCTATCTACGTGGGCGGTGTGGAGTATCGCCTTGGCAAGTGGAGAGAGCAAAGGCGAAAGCAACATCCCTCAAAGGATATTTACGTCCTTTCAAAGGGTGGATTTCCCTTCGACCTGTTTTGGTCGCAAAATTTTCCACCCGGTAGCCACTCGGCAGAGCTCAGGCAAGCTCTGAGCCTCATTAAGCAAGGTGACTATCCTGCTGGGACCTACGCCAGTAGGCTTTTTGGCGACTCTGGGCAAATTGTTGAGCGGGTGAGTGAGGAGATGGGCCACACCCTTAATAACCTCAACGGCGAAGTCACTGTTTATCTCATGCACCGAGATGACGGTGATGCGGTGGAATTTGACCCAGTCAAACGGAAGAAAACACCAGTCAAAACAATCATGGAGTCCCTGTCAGATAGCCGAATCCGCAGCAAGGCGTGGATGATGGGTTGGTCAAACTGGGTGGCGGATAGGGTTGACCAATCCGTGCAGATCAGCCGAGCTCAGCCCAACTTGATACGCCCAACTATTAACAGCCCCTATTTTTCTTTGTTTGAAATGAGCAAAAGATCCATCCATGCTTTGGGAGTACAAGTCACCCATCAAGAAATGATGGATCCCAACTTCCAAAAAGGAATCAAAATCATGCCCTATTCTCCTCTTGGCGGCTTCAGTATTTTGGACAAGCCGGCCCCGCAGTGGGAGAACGCCAAGGCCCATGCTTATGACAAATTCCTTAAAGGTGACCCCTATTGGAAGAATGTCTACCACTCGATCTTTACATCCGAAAATGAAGCTCGATGGCATCGGGTCGTCACTTTTACTGAAGTGTTTAATCAAAAATATGGAACCAGTTATACCGTTGATCAGATGCTCAACGCCTATGTGCTGGCCCATCCAAGAACAGACTTGTTAGCGATCGGTCCGATTACCAATGAGCAGACCGACCGAACGGTGCGGTCGATCGATCTTTCTAAACAATTATCTCCCCAAGACCTGGAATATCTGTACTCGGGGTCAAAATAA
- a CDS encoding carbon-nitrogen hydrolase family protein: MKKLAIVQSPPVLLNLARTIEQVCDQIAESARNSADLVMFPEAYLPGYPSWVWRLKPGGDMGKSKDLHHRLFENSVDLGKDGLGRIQRAAKQSGITVAVGFHEINSEASGSTLYNSYAIICPEGNILNVHRKLIPTNPERMVWGWGDARGLNVVQTPAGKIGTLICWENYMPLSRYALYAQGVELYLAPTWDCGESWLGTLRHIAREGGCWVAGCSTAIQAKDIPEDVPHRNEVFPDPEDWLSNGDAVLYRPFGPEAAGPMNKEKGILYSEYDLGAVIDARRSMDIGGHYSRPDLFKLEINKSELNPISWIK; encoded by the coding sequence ATGAAGAAGCTAGCAATTGTTCAAAGTCCACCAGTGTTGCTTAATCTCGCGCGTACCATAGAACAGGTCTGCGATCAGATAGCTGAGTCTGCGCGCAATAGCGCGGACTTGGTGATGTTTCCCGAAGCCTATTTGCCTGGGTATCCATCCTGGGTTTGGCGTCTCAAGCCGGGTGGGGATATGGGAAAATCCAAGGATCTTCACCATCGCCTATTTGAAAACTCAGTTGACCTTGGCAAGGATGGGCTCGGCAGGATCCAAAGAGCAGCAAAACAAAGTGGTATTACTGTGGCCGTTGGTTTTCATGAAATCAACTCCGAGGCCAGCGGATCAACTCTTTACAACTCATACGCGATCATTTGTCCGGAGGGTAATATCTTAAACGTACATCGAAAATTGATCCCTACCAATCCAGAGCGCATGGTTTGGGGCTGGGGAGATGCCAGAGGACTAAACGTTGTTCAGACTCCTGCAGGTAAAATCGGCACTCTGATCTGCTGGGAAAACTATATGCCTTTGTCCCGCTACGCTCTTTACGCCCAAGGCGTTGAGCTTTATCTGGCTCCGACTTGGGATTGTGGTGAATCATGGTTGGGAACTCTAAGACACATTGCCCGCGAGGGTGGATGTTGGGTGGCAGGTTGCTCAACTGCGATTCAGGCAAAGGATATTCCCGAAGATGTGCCCCACAGAAACGAAGTCTTTCCTGATCCAGAAGACTGGCTATCCAATGGCGATGCGGTTCTCTACCGGCCATTTGGTCCCGAGGCTGCAGGCCCCATGAATAAGGAAAAAGGAATTCTCTATTCCGAGTATGATTTGGGCGCCGTCATCGATGCCCGAAGATCCATGGATATTGGTGGTCACTATTCCCGTCCCGATCTGTTCAAATTAGAAATCAACAAATCGGAGTTAAATCCCATCAGTTGGATCAAGTAG
- a CDS encoding class I SAM-dependent methyltransferase gives MHICFRYLANCQQKSTAYTGKVANEQRRSKVSTPNTFNPQAFKTTTRTQWNSAAEAWHRWGPLLSRWLGPATQTMFDLCDLNEGKRVLDVAAGAGEQSVAAAKRVGSEGYVLATDLSPKILKFAKSSARLEGLNNLDVMEMDGEHLAELETELFDAVISRVGLIYFPDQQKALQGMRKQLKEGGKIGAVVYSTAEKNGFFSLPVSIIRKRANLPAPLPGQPGPFSLGNKEVLKKAFVDAGFKDVKVVAIDAPVRLSSAAECLQFEQESFGALHQMLSSASDVEKDDIWQEIEDQLRQFEQGGRFEGPCEVLVAVGTK, from the coding sequence ATGCACATCTGCTTTCGATATTTGGCCAATTGTCAGCAAAAATCAACAGCTTATACTGGGAAAGTCGCTAACGAACAAAGGAGATCAAAAGTGAGCACACCTAATACCTTTAACCCCCAGGCCTTTAAAACCACCACCCGAACCCAATGGAACTCAGCCGCTGAGGCCTGGCACCGGTGGGGACCCCTCTTGTCCAGATGGCTTGGCCCTGCGACTCAAACAATGTTTGATCTCTGTGATCTTAATGAGGGCAAGCGGGTTTTGGATGTGGCTGCCGGAGCTGGTGAGCAAAGTGTCGCCGCCGCCAAAAGGGTAGGGTCTGAGGGTTATGTCCTTGCAACTGACTTGTCACCTAAGATTCTTAAGTTTGCCAAGTCTTCGGCTCGTCTTGAGGGATTAAATAATCTCGATGTGATGGAGATGGACGGTGAGCATCTGGCAGAACTAGAGACAGAACTCTTTGATGCGGTGATATCTAGAGTGGGACTTATATATTTTCCCGACCAACAAAAAGCGCTTCAAGGTATGAGAAAGCAACTCAAAGAAGGTGGAAAGATTGGGGCGGTCGTCTACTCGACTGCTGAAAAAAATGGTTTCTTTTCCCTGCCGGTATCGATTATTCGCAAAAGGGCAAATCTGCCCGCGCCACTTCCCGGACAACCTGGTCCCTTTAGTTTGGGAAACAAAGAGGTTCTTAAAAAGGCCTTTGTCGATGCTGGTTTTAAAGACGTAAAAGTCGTGGCCATTGATGCCCCTGTGCGCCTTTCGTCGGCAGCTGAGTGTTTGCAGTTTGAACAGGAGTCATTTGGAGCCTTACATCAAATGTTATCCTCAGCTTCGGACGTGGAAAAAGATGATATTTGGCAGGAAATCGAAGATCAGCTGCGACAGTTCGAACAGGGTGGCCGATTTGAAGGACCTTGTGAAGTCTTAGTTGCTGTGGGAACAAAGTGA
- a CDS encoding LysR family transcriptional regulator — translation MQWDDLRFFLAVAKTGSISSGARKLDVQHSTVSRRIRALEQRLKTRLLERIQGGYELTPAGEQLKAIAQRIENEIFEVDQVLDDEIKLSGPLRVATLNNVASTVLMPIFKEFCEKHPDVELHINVSNQYLSLYQREADVAIRLTNEPPDTLIGTRLVTVASAVYGNKEYLKQCKQAGHDPEWIGVTCCNFHKTWTKRECGNRTFNFYSDDTILTLASIREGMGLSFLPCFMGDSDPQLERFMEPNSDDEIGLWLLYHPDLKNTVKIREFKSFMESEIQNYKHLFA, via the coding sequence ATGCAATGGGACGATCTAAGGTTTTTTCTCGCCGTAGCTAAGACAGGCTCGATCAGCTCAGGGGCCCGGAAGCTGGATGTTCAACATTCCACAGTTTCACGCCGTATTCGTGCCCTGGAGCAACGACTTAAGACTAGGCTCTTGGAGCGGATACAAGGCGGGTATGAACTCACTCCGGCCGGAGAGCAGCTAAAGGCCATCGCTCAACGAATTGAAAATGAGATTTTTGAAGTCGACCAGGTATTGGATGACGAGATCAAACTCTCTGGTCCTCTTCGGGTGGCAACTCTGAATAACGTGGCCTCAACTGTTTTGATGCCTATCTTTAAAGAATTCTGTGAAAAACACCCCGATGTGGAGTTACACATCAACGTGTCTAATCAATACCTGAGCCTCTATCAACGTGAAGCTGATGTCGCGATTCGCCTAACCAATGAACCACCAGACACCCTGATTGGGACTCGACTGGTGACCGTCGCCTCAGCGGTCTATGGCAACAAAGAGTACCTTAAGCAATGCAAACAGGCTGGCCATGATCCGGAATGGATCGGCGTCACCTGCTGCAACTTCCACAAAACGTGGACCAAGCGTGAGTGTGGCAACCGCACTTTTAACTTCTACAGTGACGACACCATTCTCACCCTGGCCTCGATTCGTGAAGGCATGGGGCTTAGTTTTCTTCCCTGCTTTATGGGCGACAGCGATCCCCAGCTTGAGCGATTCATGGAACCAAACTCCGATGACGAAATTGGCCTTTGGCTTCTCTATCATCCGGATCTAAAAAACACCGTCAAAATCAGGGAATTTAAAAGTTTTATGGAGAGCGAGATCCAAAATTACAAACACCTGTTTGCTTAG
- a CDS encoding GFA family protein has translation MNEYTGGCLCGAVKYKVQGPIKFVAHDHCSICRRAHGAAFVTWCGVKSEAEQFQMISGADQLTCYKSTMEAERQFCSICGSQLFFRSTNWPGEVHFTRASVDQEMAEQAKAHVYYSDRVKWLDCRDDLPKYGGDTGMEPLGLG, from the coding sequence ATGAATGAATATACTGGGGGCTGTCTTTGCGGTGCTGTTAAATATAAAGTACAAGGCCCCATCAAGTTTGTGGCCCACGATCACTGCTCCATTTGCAGGCGGGCCCATGGTGCAGCCTTTGTTACCTGGTGTGGCGTGAAGTCAGAGGCGGAGCAGTTTCAAATGATCTCCGGTGCTGACCAGCTCACCTGTTATAAATCTACCATGGAGGCCGAGCGCCAATTTTGTAGTATCTGTGGCAGCCAATTGTTTTTTCGCTCTACAAACTGGCCCGGGGAAGTTCATTTTACTAGAGCCTCAGTAGATCAAGAGATGGCGGAGCAAGCCAAGGCTCACGTTTACTATAGTGATCGCGTCAAGTGGCTCGATTGCAGAGATGATCTTCCCAAGTATGGCGGTGACACCGGCATGGAGCCTTTGGGTTTAGGCTAA
- a CDS encoding GNAT family N-acetyltransferase — translation MKVRKLPEEIVAERVALRRHSLETAQTMFEYVDSDRARLGEFLPWVEYTQTLEDEIGYIKMTHEKWAEGTLFDYSIFKLGSGEYIGNVGLHSISWENAKCEIGYWILGKFEGQGLMSAAVQALETICFQIGFNRVEIRCSSLNLKSAGVPRRLDYHLDGTLREDSAENGRFRDTLVFSKLKREVKK, via the coding sequence ATGAAAGTTCGGAAACTTCCGGAAGAAATTGTGGCCGAAAGAGTTGCGCTCAGAAGGCACTCTTTGGAAACGGCTCAAACAATGTTTGAGTACGTGGATTCCGATAGGGCCCGATTGGGCGAGTTTTTGCCCTGGGTTGAGTACACGCAGACCCTTGAGGACGAAATTGGTTACATAAAAATGACTCACGAGAAGTGGGCCGAAGGCACTTTGTTCGATTACAGCATCTTTAAGCTGGGTAGTGGGGAGTACATTGGCAATGTCGGCCTTCACTCGATCTCCTGGGAAAATGCCAAATGTGAAATTGGTTATTGGATCTTGGGAAAGTTCGAAGGCCAGGGGCTCATGTCGGCGGCGGTACAGGCATTGGAAACCATCTGCTTTCAGATTGGCTTTAATCGTGTTGAAATCCGCTGTTCTTCGCTCAATCTGAAGTCAGCCGGAGTTCCCAGGCGACTTGATTACCATCTCGATGGAACTCTTAGAGAAGACTCTGCCGAAAATGGCAGGTTTCGTGACACTTTGGTTTTTTCAAAACTGAAACGAGAAGTAAAAAAATGA
- a CDS encoding cupin domain-containing protein codes for MRYLAGLLLALLVTGCAHKTIGVVDFPEGVIQHRVIEGEIKWKPCPPNLPKDCEMFVLEGHPKKPDMFTVRFRLGKSFVMPAHTHPKDERVTLLSGKAAVGFGVDATLETAQKFGPGDYYINKRDAVHIVWALEPTVMQITGIGPWEAHFVK; via the coding sequence GTGAGATATTTAGCGGGTTTGTTGTTGGCCTTGTTGGTGACGGGGTGTGCCCATAAGACGATTGGTGTGGTCGATTTCCCTGAGGGTGTGATTCAACATCGGGTGATTGAGGGCGAGATCAAGTGGAAGCCCTGTCCTCCGAATTTGCCCAAAGATTGCGAAATGTTTGTTTTGGAGGGGCATCCCAAGAAGCCCGATATGTTCACGGTGCGCTTTAGGCTCGGAAAGTCATTTGTGATGCCGGCCCACACCCACCCGAAAGACGAACGCGTGACTCTTTTGAGTGGCAAGGCTGCCGTCGGCTTTGGGGTGGACGCAACACTTGAAACCGCCCAAAAATTTGGCCCCGGAGACTACTACATTAACAAGCGAGATGCTGTGCATATTGTATGGGCGCTTGAACCAACAGTGATGCAGATCACAGGCATTGGACCCTGGGAGGCTCACTTCGTGAAGTGA
- a CDS encoding YaiI/YqxD family protein — MLDVFIDADGCAVKEETYKVAGRYGLKIFVVANQYINIPLDPNIQMEVVSGGFDAADDWIAENIQEKDILVTSDILLAQRCIEKKARVLGPKGRELDEENIGSALAQRDLNIHLRDLGSKGTGPSAMTKTDRSQFLSQLDRIIQQLKRS; from the coding sequence TTGTTAGACGTCTTCATTGATGCGGATGGCTGTGCAGTTAAGGAAGAAACCTATAAGGTAGCGGGACGTTATGGGCTCAAAATCTTTGTCGTAGCCAACCAGTATATCAACATACCTCTAGATCCAAACATTCAAATGGAAGTGGTTTCCGGTGGCTTTGATGCCGCCGACGACTGGATTGCTGAGAATATCCAAGAGAAAGACATTCTGGTGACCTCGGACATTTTATTAGCTCAGAGATGCATCGAGAAGAAGGCTCGGGTTTTGGGACCTAAAGGCCGGGAATTGGATGAGGAGAACATTGGCTCGGCTCTGGCTCAGCGCGACCTCAATATTCACCTCCGTGATTTGGGGTCCAAGGGAACGGGACCCAGTGCTATGACGAAGACGGATCGTTCCCAGTTTTTGTCGCAATTGGATCGCATTATTCAGCAGCTAAAGCGGAGTTAG
- a CDS encoding TIGR02147 family protein, with product MDIKNTGVQPQQNRVFSFKDLREFLRCHFEEVKLHDPSWSYTAWSKELGLASTSALTMVVRGQRLPGPKFVEKLADYFDFSQSERDYFFDLVRLQKLTDNPRLSVLLMEKMEKKSLYNGYSLLDSKTFFATSNWYHFAIRELVRLPEFQENPYWIAGRLQVRIAPEVAMETLTSLLELGLIYRDSLGRLRVSASNVETTSEVVDEGIKRFHEQMMENAKKSVREVSIDRRAIKGVTLAFSERQIERAKELINEFEDKFLDLLDDERGDGIYQLNIQFFPLTKSRG from the coding sequence ATGGATATAAAAAACACAGGGGTACAGCCTCAACAAAACAGAGTGTTCTCATTTAAAGATCTTAGGGAGTTCCTCAGGTGCCACTTTGAAGAGGTCAAACTTCATGATCCATCTTGGAGCTATACGGCTTGGTCAAAAGAGCTTGGCTTGGCTAGCACTTCAGCCCTGACGATGGTAGTTCGTGGGCAAAGGCTGCCGGGCCCGAAGTTTGTTGAGAAGTTGGCTGATTACTTCGACTTTAGCCAGAGCGAGCGAGATTATTTTTTTGATCTGGTGCGCCTGCAGAAGCTGACCGACAACCCTCGTTTGTCAGTTCTGCTCATGGAAAAAATGGAGAAAAAGAGCCTATACAATGGTTATAGCCTACTAGATTCAAAAACATTCTTTGCAACGTCGAACTGGTATCACTTTGCAATTAGAGAGCTGGTTCGTCTCCCCGAATTTCAGGAAAATCCCTATTGGATTGCTGGACGTCTACAGGTCAGGATTGCACCCGAAGTTGCGATGGAAACCCTCACCAGCCTTCTTGAACTGGGTTTGATCTATAGAGACTCTCTGGGTCGTCTTCGGGTGAGTGCTTCCAATGTGGAAACCACATCAGAGGTGGTGGACGAGGGAATCAAGCGATTTCACGAACAAATGATGGAGAATGCCAAAAAATCTGTTCGTGAGGTTAGTATTGATCGCCGCGCAATTAAGGGCGTTACCCTGGCGTTTTCAGAAAGGCAAATTGAGAGGGCGAAGGAGCTCATCAACGAGTTCGAAGATAAGTTTTTGGATCTCCTTGATGATGAGAGGGGAGATGGCATCTACCAGCTGAATATTCAGTTCTTCCCCCTGACCAAATCGCGGGGCTAG
- a CDS encoding GHKL domain-containing protein: protein MNVRKANIISVFFATMVLSGLGWLVHANRQNQQGVLDSLTQAFEYRGQVQKHLSTQSLVEKLITLLVLNHSKTANIPQDQIAEMATYIEERLRDSEGEVDGLEVLADIKNKPSLDPDDFNKRLVALQNLSLMLSEKANAVQEASGDEEGRLIGSLFDRNWSFFGLYVAVLGLIVLSSSLFRRKAQVEEVVETSEVLHKYLLGHLGEAILVCTANGKVILHNRSAEKFLNLTTEEFKNTSIDQVFSVIVREDKSLCSFPESKMGPLVSKNMILKNYVFGYEIGGSSPLNWLQLNSHPLPPRHFTGKAAFIVSFSDVTERYDQQRRILDQQAQIVSSAKMAALGEMASGIAHEINNPLAVIQLDVDELYDTSKQIKSKEGETVRSIAEQIDKTTGRIADIIRGLLSFAREDDTDTLDEVDIIQVIRDTLQFCKHRLRDGGIELRYTSPEVPILVRGQGTQLSQVLLNLLVNAADAIGSLPEKWIELQILADASRVQIRVIDSGSGIQPEIAEKIFQPFFTTKDVGQGTGLGMSISKGIIENHNGEIFLDHACPNTCFVVSLPRDSGSNDSKTSFAA, encoded by the coding sequence ATGAATGTGCGCAAAGCGAACATTATTTCCGTATTTTTTGCGACAATGGTCCTGTCGGGCCTTGGATGGCTTGTGCACGCCAATCGCCAGAATCAGCAAGGGGTCCTGGACTCACTGACACAGGCCTTTGAGTATCGGGGCCAGGTGCAAAAGCATCTCTCGACTCAATCACTCGTAGAAAAGCTCATCACTTTACTGGTCCTCAATCACAGCAAAACTGCCAACATTCCCCAGGATCAAATTGCAGAAATGGCCACCTACATCGAAGAGAGACTTAGGGACTCAGAAGGGGAGGTGGATGGGCTTGAGGTCTTGGCAGATATCAAGAATAAGCCCAGTTTGGACCCAGATGATTTTAACAAACGCCTGGTGGCGCTGCAGAATCTAAGCCTCATGTTGTCAGAAAAAGCCAATGCCGTTCAAGAAGCATCGGGAGATGAAGAGGGCCGCCTCATTGGATCCCTTTTTGACAGGAACTGGTCCTTCTTTGGGCTTTATGTGGCTGTCTTGGGCCTCATTGTCTTGTCCTCCTCCCTGTTTCGCCGGAAGGCCCAGGTTGAGGAGGTGGTCGAAACCAGCGAGGTGCTTCACAAGTACCTCCTGGGTCATCTTGGTGAAGCCATTTTGGTTTGTACCGCCAATGGAAAAGTTATTCTCCATAACCGCAGTGCGGAGAAGTTTTTAAATCTCACAACAGAGGAGTTTAAAAACACCAGTATTGACCAGGTGTTTTCGGTCATTGTTCGTGAAGACAAATCTCTGTGTTCATTCCCAGAGAGCAAGATGGGCCCACTCGTTTCCAAAAACATGATCCTTAAGAATTACGTATTTGGCTATGAGATTGGCGGATCTTCGCCACTGAATTGGCTTCAGTTGAACTCCCATCCCTTGCCCCCCAGGCACTTCACTGGCAAGGCGGCATTTATTGTTTCCTTCTCCGACGTGACAGAAAGATACGATCAACAAAGGCGTATTCTGGATCAGCAGGCACAGATTGTGTCGTCGGCAAAGATGGCGGCGCTTGGTGAAATGGCCAGTGGTATTGCTCATGAGATCAATAACCCTTTGGCGGTGATTCAGCTGGATGTCGATGAGCTTTACGACACCTCTAAGCAGATCAAGTCCAAAGAGGGAGAAACAGTCCGATCCATTGCGGAACAGATCGATAAAACCACCGGAAGAATCGCTGATATCATTCGTGGGCTTTTAAGTTTTGCCCGCGAGGACGATACCGACACTCTTGATGAGGTTGACATTATCCAGGTGATCCGGGACACCCTGCAGTTCTGTAAGCACCGACTTCGAGACGGCGGAATTGAATTGCGATACACCTCGCCGGAGGTTCCCATACTTGTAAGGGGACAGGGAACTCAGCTATCCCAGGTTCTCCTCAACTTGTTGGTCAATGCGGCGGATGCCATAGGGAGCTTGCCGGAGAAATGGATTGAGCTTCAAATCCTAGCAGATGCCAGTCGGGTTCAAATTCGAGTGATCGACAGCGGCTCGGGTATCCAACCAGAGATTGCCGAGAAGATCTTTCAGCCTTTTTTCACCACCAAAGATGTTGGTCAGGGGACGGGCCTTGGAATGAGTATTTCCAAAGGAATTATCGAAAACCACAACGGGGAGATCTTCTTAGATCATGCCTGCCCCAATACCTGTTTTGTCGTCAGTCTACCGAGAGATAGTGGATCAAACGATTCAAAAACCTCGTTCGCTGCCTAG